A window of Dorea formicigenerans contains these coding sequences:
- a CDS encoding substrate-binding domain-containing protein → MTRKKWSFLFTVCLMTALIGCGQKNSQVDKNNSEELNKLGQIQVISREEGSGTRDTFASLAGFNKDGADGIDKTVNTATIADSMDSVIETVNKNPSAIGYVSAGTTGIGGVKTLEINGEAVSDNKGKYPLTRSFYLAYSGTLNDVEQDFMTYVQSAGQEIVSGHYETIAKNATFLSNQSEGTIRIEGSTSMAALMKEIADAYMKINTHATIQVTATDSTKGLNSVMSGNCDMAMSSRDLKDYEKELLNYNTVAKDKIAVIVNQKNPLSDITLYMLKSIYTGGVKNWEDLQ, encoded by the coding sequence ATGACAAGAAAAAAATGGTCATTTTTATTTACAGTCTGTCTGATGACTGCTTTAATTGGCTGCGGACAGAAAAACTCTCAGGTAGATAAAAATAATAGTGAAGAACTTAATAAACTCGGGCAAATTCAGGTGATTTCCAGAGAAGAAGGCTCAGGGACAAGAGATACATTTGCTTCGCTTGCAGGATTTAATAAAGACGGAGCTGATGGTATAGACAAAACAGTGAATACAGCTACCATTGCTGACAGTATGGACTCAGTCATTGAAACTGTGAATAAAAATCCATCTGCGATCGGTTATGTGTCAGCGGGAACTACCGGGATTGGTGGTGTAAAGACTTTGGAAATCAATGGAGAAGCGGTTTCTGATAATAAGGGGAAATATCCGCTGACTCGTTCGTTCTATCTTGCCTACAGTGGAACACTTAATGATGTGGAACAGGATTTTATGACATATGTTCAAAGTGCAGGACAGGAAATTGTAAGTGGGCATTATGAAACAATTGCGAAGAATGCGACATTTTTATCGAACCAGTCAGAAGGAACAATACGAATCGAAGGTTCAACATCAATGGCTGCACTGATGAAGGAAATCGCAGATGCATATATGAAGATTAATACACATGCAACTATTCAAGTTACGGCAACGGATTCTACAAAGGGTCTGAACAGTGTTATGTCAGGAAATTGTGACATGGCAATGTCATCAAGAGATTTAAAAGATTATGAAAAAGAACTTTTGAACTATAATACGGTGGCAAAAGACAAAATTGCAGTGATTGTAAACCAGAAAAATCCACTATCTGATATCACATTATATATGCTGAAAAGTATATATACCGGTGGAGTTAAGAACTGGGAAGACTTACAGTAA
- the ppk1 gene encoding polyphosphate kinase 1 has protein sequence MTNETIFMNRELSWLKFNERVLEEAESEKNPLCERLTFASIYQSNLDEFFMVRVGSLIDQMIVSKNVKDNKTGMTAKEQIQAILARVAKLNRRKDTVYENLMDEVAQAGIRLVDFRKIGKKEGKYLEQYFDAEIAPLISPIVVGKRQPFPFLKNKGIYAVVVLEKKNGKEKLGIIPCNSGVFPRLVQVPGEEETYMLAEELILHFISKVFKGYFVKAKSLIRVTRNADIDADALYDEDLDYRDFMEVIIKKRKRLLPVRVEFSRELDGDIVDKICEYLDLDGKYVFRGSSPLDLSFVFQIQDSLRNHPELFYEKRVPQKSTQIDSKRSILEQIKEKDKLLSYPYESIRPFLDMLSEAANDDEVVSIKMTLYRVAKQSKVVEALIDAAENGKDVLVLVELKARFDEENNIEWSRRLEEAGCTVIYGLDGYKVHSKLCLITKKTNGKIEYYTQIGTGNYNEKTARLYTDLSLMTYDQEIGEEAAAIFQALFMGETVQVSKKLLVAPNCLQNRLLDMIEEEIRHAKRGEEAYIGVKMNSLTDKKLMDKLIEASQAGVEIELIVRGICCLIPGVEGYTENIRVISIVGRFLEHSRIYIFGKEERQKIYIASADWMTRNTVHRVEVAAPVENPDLKLRLNEMFITMLSDNVQARELNSSGKYTRLQPGEEAPLNSQEFFYESAYEALENQEKNKTILQ, from the coding sequence ATGACAAATGAAACGATATTTATGAATCGGGAATTATCCTGGCTGAAATTCAATGAAAGAGTGTTGGAAGAAGCAGAAAGTGAGAAAAATCCGCTCTGTGAACGGCTGACATTTGCATCAATTTACCAGAGTAATCTAGATGAATTTTTCATGGTGCGTGTAGGATCTTTGATCGATCAGATGATTGTTTCGAAAAATGTAAAAGACAATAAAACTGGAATGACAGCAAAAGAACAGATTCAGGCAATCCTGGCACGGGTCGCAAAGCTGAATCGCAGAAAAGATACAGTCTATGAAAATCTGATGGATGAAGTTGCACAGGCAGGGATTCGCCTTGTGGATTTCCGTAAAATTGGCAAAAAAGAAGGAAAATATCTGGAACAGTATTTTGATGCAGAGATTGCCCCGCTCATTTCTCCAATTGTTGTCGGAAAAAGACAGCCGTTTCCATTTTTGAAAAATAAAGGTATCTATGCAGTTGTCGTACTGGAGAAGAAAAACGGAAAAGAAAAACTTGGAATTATTCCGTGTAATTCCGGTGTATTCCCGAGACTTGTGCAGGTGCCGGGGGAAGAAGAAACTTACATGCTGGCAGAAGAGCTGATCCTCCACTTCATTTCGAAAGTATTCAAAGGTTATTTTGTGAAGGCAAAATCTCTGATCCGCGTAACGAGAAATGCAGATATAGATGCAGATGCGTTGTATGATGAAGATCTGGATTACCGCGATTTTATGGAAGTAATCATCAAGAAAAGAAAGCGTCTGCTTCCGGTAAGAGTGGAGTTTTCCAGAGAACTGGATGGAGATATCGTGGATAAGATCTGCGAGTATCTGGATCTGGATGGCAAATATGTATTCCGTGGAAGTTCACCACTTGATCTGTCCTTTGTATTCCAGATCCAGGACAGCCTGCGCAATCATCCGGAATTGTTCTATGAGAAACGAGTGCCTCAGAAATCTACACAGATTGACAGCAAAAGATCGATTCTGGAGCAGATCAAGGAGAAAGATAAATTATTGTCTTATCCATATGAGAGTATACGTCCGTTTCTGGATATGCTTTCTGAGGCTGCAAATGACGATGAAGTTGTATCAATCAAGATGACACTGTATCGTGTCGCAAAGCAGAGCAAGGTCGTGGAAGCTTTGATTGATGCGGCGGAAAATGGAAAAGATGTATTGGTTCTTGTAGAGTTAAAAGCAAGATTTGATGAGGAAAATAATATTGAATGGTCAAGAAGACTGGAAGAGGCTGGTTGTACAGTCATATATGGTCTGGACGGCTATAAGGTTCATTCAAAATTGTGTCTGATCACAAAAAAGACGAATGGAAAAATCGAGTATTATACACAAATTGGTACTGGAAATTATAATGAGAAGACAGCAAGACTGTACACAGATCTGTCTCTTATGACGTATGATCAGGAGATTGGTGAGGAGGCAGCAGCAATCTTCCAGGCGTTATTTATGGGAGAAACGGTTCAGGTCAGCAAAAAACTTCTGGTAGCGCCAAATTGTCTTCAGAACCGATTACTTGATATGATCGAGGAAGAGATTCGTCATGCAAAGAGAGGCGAAGAAGCTTATATCGGTGTGAAAATGAATTCTCTGACTGATAAAAAGCTGATGGATAAATTGATTGAGGCATCTCAGGCAGGCGTGGAGATAGAACTTATTGTACGTGGAATCTGCTGCCTTATCCCGGGAGTGGAAGGGTATACAGAAAACATCCGGGTCATCAGTATTGTAGGACGTTTTTTGGAACATTCCAGAATTTATATATTTGGAAAAGAAGAAAGACAGAAAATTTATATAGCATCTGCAGACTGGATGACAAGAAATACGGTACATAGAGTCGAAGTGGCGGCACCGGTGGAGAATCCGGATCTGAAGCTGCGTCTGAACGAGATGTTTATCACGATGCTCAGTGACAATGTACAGGCAAGAGAACTGAACAGCAGCGGAAAATATACGAGATTACAACCGGGAGAAGAGGCACCGCTTAATTCACAGGAGTTTTTCTATGAAAGTGCATATGAGGCTTTGGAAAATCAGGAGAAAAATAAGACTATTTTGCAATAG
- a CDS encoding AI-2E family transporter, producing MGNIEIKTREEKKQREKAYYEEAPQIGGRRPSRIRQQINRGMTVFVIVAACILFYFALLRLGHISDVIFKIIDVLKPVLYGCVIAYLLNPIVKRVDAFLIPKLQERMKKPENAEKVSRSVGIFVSLIILIVLITVLLNMLIPELYSSIRNMVLTLPKQVNDALDKINSIQLEDSTTVAILKNALEEGTTMLTNWLRTDLMTQVNSLMSNLTVGIFNVISEVFNMLIGVIVSVYILYSKEIFARQCKKAVYALFRADRANMVLHITTKSNEIFGGFVIGKILDSAIIGLLCFIGLTILNMPYTMLVSVIVGVTNVIPFFGPYIGAIPSTILIALEDPMKGVYFLIFILVLQQFDGNILGPKILGNSTGLSAFWVVTSILLGGGLFGFVGMVMGVPTFAVIYYIVDMILDNKLKKKKLPVRSDSYDEWSYVDSSGEYIHSEEIKSKAEEK from the coding sequence ATGGGGAATATAGAAATTAAAACTCGAGAAGAAAAAAAACAACGTGAAAAAGCCTATTACGAGGAAGCGCCACAGATTGGAGGACGCAGACCATCCAGAATACGGCAGCAGATCAACCGGGGAATGACAGTATTTGTAATTGTTGCAGCCTGTATTCTGTTTTATTTTGCGCTTTTAAGATTAGGACATATTTCGGATGTGATTTTTAAAATTATAGATGTATTAAAACCGGTATTGTACGGGTGTGTTATTGCATATCTCTTAAATCCGATTGTAAAAAGGGTAGATGCATTTTTGATTCCCAAGCTTCAGGAACGCATGAAAAAGCCGGAGAATGCTGAAAAGGTATCCAGAAGTGTCGGCATCTTCGTATCGTTAATCATATTAATTGTGTTGATTACGGTATTATTAAATATGCTGATACCGGAACTCTACAGCAGTATCCGTAATATGGTACTGACATTGCCAAAACAGGTCAATGATGCACTGGATAAGATTAATTCTATCCAACTGGAAGACAGTACAACAGTTGCTATTTTGAAAAATGCGCTGGAAGAAGGAACGACAATGTTGACAAATTGGCTGCGTACTGATCTGATGACGCAGGTGAACAGTCTGATGTCGAACCTGACAGTCGGAATCTTCAATGTTATCAGTGAAGTTTTTAACATGCTGATTGGTGTAATTGTATCTGTTTACATACTTTATAGTAAAGAAATATTTGCACGACAGTGTAAGAAAGCGGTTTATGCATTGTTCCGTGCAGATCGTGCCAATATGGTCCTTCATATTACAACAAAAAGTAATGAGATCTTCGGAGGATTTGTGATCGGCAAGATTCTGGATTCAGCAATTATCGGTCTGTTGTGCTTTATTGGCCTGACAATTCTGAATATGCCATATACAATGTTGGTAAGTGTGATTGTAGGAGTGACAAATGTAATTCCGTTTTTTGGGCCATATATCGGAGCGATTCCAAGTACGATATTGATCGCATTGGAAGATCCAATGAAAGGAGTTTATTTCCTAATATTTATTTTGGTTTTACAACAGTTTGACGGGAATATTCTGGGACCGAAGATTCTTGGAAACTCTACCGGACTGTCAGCATTCTGGGTCGTAACATCTATTTTACTCGGTGGCGGATTGTTTGGCTTTGTCGGTATGGTTATGGGAGTCCCGACATTTGCAGTCATCTATTATATTGTAGATATGATTCTGGATAATAAGTTAAAGAAAAAGAAACTACCTGTCCGGTCAGATTCATATGACGAATGGAGTTATGTGGATTCTTCGGGAGAGTATATCCATTCAGAAGAGATTAAGAGTAAAGCAGAGGAAAAATAA
- the metA gene encoding homoserine O-acetyltransferase MetA, whose amino-acid sequence MPIRVQNDLPVKEILEKENIFVMDEHRATHQDIRLIKIGLLNLMPLKEDTELQILRSLSNTPLQIDVTFVAVSSHESKNTSSSHLNKFYEKFSDIKDQKFDGFIITGAPVEQIPFEEVDYWKELEEIMEWTKTHVMSTIHLCWGAQAGLYYHYGIQKEQLDHKLFGVFRHRVLNRRIPLVRGFDDVFYAPHSRHTDVPIEKLRADDRITILAESDEAGAFLSMAKDGRQIFVMGHPEYDRMTLDQEYKRDLSKGLPIDIPKNYYPDDNPDNRPLLTWRAQANNLYTNWLNYYVYQVTPYDLDGTPDLEAFTQFQKASLEEEN is encoded by the coding sequence ATGCCAATTCGTGTACAAAATGACCTTCCGGTAAAAGAGATACTGGAAAAAGAAAATATATTTGTGATGGATGAACATCGTGCAACACATCAGGATATCCGTCTGATAAAAATTGGACTTCTGAATCTGATGCCGCTTAAGGAGGATACAGAACTGCAGATTTTACGATCCTTGTCCAATACACCGCTTCAGATTGATGTAACATTTGTGGCTGTATCCAGTCATGAATCTAAGAATACATCGTCCAGCCATCTGAATAAATTTTACGAGAAATTTTCAGATATAAAAGATCAGAAATTTGATGGATTTATCATTACCGGAGCACCGGTAGAACAAATACCATTCGAAGAAGTGGATTACTGGAAAGAGTTAGAAGAGATTATGGAGTGGACCAAGACACATGTTATGTCTACCATCCATCTGTGCTGGGGAGCTCAGGCAGGATTGTATTATCATTATGGAATTCAGAAAGAACAGTTAGATCATAAATTATTTGGAGTGTTCAGACATCGTGTCCTAAACCGTAGAATTCCACTTGTACGTGGATTTGATGATGTGTTCTATGCGCCGCATTCCAGGCATACAGATGTGCCGATTGAGAAGCTGCGTGCGGATGACAGAATTACAATCCTGGCAGAATCTGATGAAGCAGGAGCATTTCTGTCTATGGCAAAGGATGGACGTCAGATTTTTGTGATGGGGCATCCGGAGTATGACCGCATGACACTGGATCAGGAGTATAAGAGAGATCTTTCAAAAGGACTTCCGATTGATATACCGAAGAATTATTATCCAGATGATAATCCGGACAACCGCCCGCTTCTGACATGGCGTGCACAGGCGAACAATCTTTATACAAACTGGCTGAATTACTACGTTTATCAGGTAACACCGTATGACCTGGACGGAACACCGGATCTGGAGGCATTTACGCAGTTTCAGAAGGCTTCACTGGAAGAAGAGAATTAA
- a CDS encoding type II toxin-antitoxin system RelE/ParE family toxin, whose translation MKYNVEILPAAWEDLKKIEDWYLINFDVETAIKVSDHILDGIERLGDFPDSGSRASDDWLNEQGYRMVISGKHVSIYRVIKDTVYIYHIADTRTEYTKLFK comes from the coding sequence ATGAAGTATAATGTAGAGATCCTCCCAGCAGCATGGGAAGATTTAAAGAAGATTGAAGATTGGTATTTAATCAATTTTGATGTGGAGACAGCAATAAAAGTCAGTGACCATATTTTAGACGGAATCGAAAGGTTAGGGGACTTTCCGGATTCTGGATCAAGGGCATCTGATGATTGGCTGAACGAACAAGGCTATAGAATGGTGATAAGCGGTAAACATGTGTCGATTTACAGAGTAATCAAGGACACAGTATATATTTATCACATTGCGGATACGAGAACTGAATATACGAAGTTATTCAAATAA
- a CDS encoding type II toxin-antitoxin system prevent-host-death family antitoxin, which translates to MIIKASTALRNDYAGISNLAKETNEPIYITKNGDGDLVVMNIEAFEKREQMLKLRERVLKAEQERIEGQPTMSVSEARRRLRERANEV; encoded by the coding sequence ATGATTATTAAAGCATCAACAGCGTTGAGAAATGATTATGCTGGAATATCCAATCTTGCGAAAGAGACGAATGAGCCGATTTATATTACAAAGAATGGTGACGGTGATTTGGTTGTTATGAATATAGAAGCATTTGAGAAAAGAGAGCAGATGCTGAAATTAAGAGAGAGAGTTTTGAAAGCAGAGCAGGAGCGTATCGAAGGACAGCCAACCATGAGTGTTTCAGAAGCAAGAAGACGATTGAGAGAACGAGCAAATGAAGTATAA
- a CDS encoding ATP-binding protein, translated as MFKINPYRPGAGLKPMYIAGRDEDIESVEQIFEALTMNVPVQSIIYSGLRGVGKTVLINKLEEIANEKEIFCRHIEVEERNDFISQLAECAQAFLRTVSAKEKFKHLIKKPLDAIKSLVVSFNPNDTTFSLSVQDRELYVSNNLTQSLTDVFTTIGETALKTETPICFFIDEIQYMKQEQLGSLIAALHRTNQLGYPVMIIGAGLPKIYKMLSDEKSYSERLFMYKQIGSLSLEQSKKAIEEPAKKFKVEYTEEAIEKIADITKGYPFFIQQLCKIVYQNTDEDLIEISDVENCIDEFLKTLDEGFFRARYERCAESDKKFVFAMVKCGELPCTISNVAHNLGKEVYSISTTRAQLISKGIIYPVRYKELDFTVPEFSGYIQRLDEYKKWNNQ; from the coding sequence ATGTTTAAAATTAATCCATATAGACCTGGTGCTGGTCTGAAACCAATGTACATTGCAGGTAGGGATGAAGACATTGAAAGCGTCGAGCAAATATTTGAAGCGTTAACAATGAATGTTCCTGTACAGTCAATCATATATAGTGGACTGCGTGGGGTTGGAAAAACTGTTTTGATAAATAAGTTAGAAGAAATTGCAAATGAAAAAGAAATATTTTGTAGACATATAGAAGTAGAAGAGAGGAATGATTTTATCTCTCAATTGGCTGAGTGCGCACAGGCTTTTTTGCGAACAGTAAGTGCAAAAGAAAAGTTTAAACATCTGATAAAAAAGCCATTGGACGCAATAAAATCGTTAGTTGTTTCTTTTAATCCGAATGATACTACATTCTCTTTATCTGTTCAAGACCGAGAATTGTACGTATCAAATAACTTGACGCAAAGTTTGACAGATGTCTTTACTACGATAGGTGAGACGGCTTTAAAAACAGAAACACCGATTTGTTTTTTTATTGATGAAATACAATATATGAAGCAAGAACAGTTGGGATCATTAATTGCGGCGTTGCATAGAACAAATCAATTAGGGTACCCTGTTATGATTATAGGTGCCGGGCTCCCGAAGATATATAAAATGCTTTCTGATGAAAAATCATATTCAGAGAGATTATTTATGTACAAACAAATTGGTTCATTATCATTAGAACAGTCAAAAAAGGCAATAGAAGAACCAGCTAAAAAATTCAAGGTAGAGTATACGGAAGAAGCAATAGAAAAAATTGCGGATATTACAAAGGGATATCCATTTTTTATTCAGCAGTTATGTAAAATAGTTTATCAAAATACAGATGAGGATTTGATAGAAATATCAGATGTTGAAAATTGTATTGATGAATTTTTGAAAACTTTGGATGAAGGATTCTTTAGAGCTCGATATGAAAGATGCGCTGAGAGTGATAAAAAATTTGTTTTTGCAATGGTAAAATGCGGAGAATTACCTTGTACAATCTCAAATGTTGCACATAATCTTGGAAAAGAGGTTTACTCAATATCTACGACAAGAGCACAATTAATCAGCAAAGGAATAATTTATCCAGTAAGATATAAGGAACTTGATTTTACAGTTCCGGAATTTTCCGGGTACATTCAAAGACTTGATGAATATAAAAAATGGAATAATCAATAA
- a CDS encoding Uma2 family endonuclease: protein MDEKGCHGAPDWIIEIASPSSERMDYVVKQFKYRTAGVRKYWVIDKPLQKVTVFDFENDKFRNYDVENESVVNPHSRCIINRKS from the coding sequence ATTGATGAAAAAGGCTGTCATGGTGCACCGGACTGGATTATTGAAATTGCATCCCCGAGTAGTGAGAGAATGGATTATGTTGTAAAACAATTTAAATATCGGACTGCTGGAGTGCGTAAATATTGGGTGATTGATAAGCCGTTACAGAAGGTCACGGTATTCGATTTTGAAAATGACAAGTTTAGAAACTATGACGTAGAAAATGAGAGTGTGGTAAATCCACACTCTCGTTGTATTATAAATAGAAAATCGTAA
- a CDS encoding ABC transporter substrate-binding protein: MKKKLVAGLLTGAMMAALLTGCAGSGSDKSSDAKESYTIGIEQFAEHGSLDNCREGFLQGLEEEGIKEGDNLKVEMKNAAADMGTAGQISDSFVSDKVDLICAIATPSAQSAYNAAMDAGIPVIYTAVTDPVAAELASEDGTPAGEVTGTSDKLPVEEQLKMIREMLPQAKTIGIMYTTSEANSVSAIKEYEDLVGKYDFELVTKGITTTADVSLAADDLLSKVDCITNLTDNTVVASLPTILEKANDKKIPVFGSEIEQVKIGCLAAEGIDYISLGKQTGKMAAQVLKGEKKASELNFETITTPGFYVNNKVAENLGITVPTDLSDNAVETFDEITQSK; the protein is encoded by the coding sequence ATGAAGAAAAAATTAGTAGCAGGATTATTAACAGGAGCAATGATGGCAGCATTACTGACAGGATGTGCAGGATCCGGAAGCGACAAGAGCAGTGATGCAAAAGAAAGTTATACGATTGGAATTGAACAGTTTGCAGAGCATGGTTCCTTAGATAATTGCCGGGAGGGATTTTTACAGGGACTGGAAGAAGAAGGAATCAAAGAAGGAGATAACCTGAAAGTTGAGATGAAGAATGCAGCGGCAGATATGGGAACAGCAGGACAGATTTCTGATAGTTTTGTATCTGATAAAGTGGATCTGATCTGTGCAATTGCAACACCAAGTGCACAAAGCGCATACAACGCAGCAATGGATGCTGGAATTCCGGTCATTTATACAGCAGTTACAGATCCGGTTGCAGCAGAGCTTGCATCAGAAGATGGGACCCCGGCAGGAGAGGTGACAGGAACATCTGATAAACTTCCGGTAGAAGAGCAGCTTAAGATGATCCGTGAGATGCTTCCGCAGGCAAAGACGATCGGAATCATGTATACAACAAGTGAGGCAAATTCTGTATCAGCAATCAAAGAATATGAAGACCTTGTAGGTAAATATGATTTTGAACTTGTGACAAAAGGAATTACAACAACTGCAGATGTTTCTCTCGCAGCGGATGATCTTTTAAGTAAAGTAGACTGCATTACAAACCTGACAGATAATACAGTTGTTGCTTCTCTTCCAACGATACTTGAAAAAGCGAATGACAAGAAAATCCCGGTGTTCGGAAGTGAGATTGAGCAGGTAAAGATCGGATGCCTTGCAGCAGAGGGAATCGATTACATTTCTCTTGGAAAACAGACTGGTAAAATGGCAGCCCAGGTATTGAAGGGTGAGAAAAAAGCATCAGAACTTAATTTTGAGACGATTACAACTCCAGGATTCTATGTAAACAATAAAGTGGCAGAGAACCTTGGAATTACAGTTCCAACAGATCTTTCAGACAATGCAGTAGAAACATTTGACGAGATCACACAGAGCAAGTAA
- a CDS encoding DUF1540 domain-containing protein, with amino-acid sequence MPELKCTVQTCLHNQNYYCDLDSIKVGGSSAKHAQDTCCDSFEERKDGNSYSNTMKEASPKSEIDCKATECMYNEQCHCHAGKISVEGGNARRCQETECATFSCGCH; translated from the coding sequence ATGCCAGAATTAAAATGTACAGTACAGACATGTCTGCATAACCAGAATTATTATTGTGATCTTGATAGTATCAAAGTAGGTGGAAGCTCTGCAAAACATGCACAGGATACATGCTGTGACAGCTTTGAAGAGAGAAAAGATGGAAACAGTTACAGTAATACTATGAAAGAGGCATCTCCAAAGAGTGAGATTGACTGTAAGGCTACAGAATGTATGTACAATGAACAGTGTCACTGTCATGCCGGAAAAATCAGTGTGGAAGGCGGAAATGCCCGTCGATGTCAGGAGACAGAATGCGCAACATTTAGTTGTGGCTGTCATTAG
- a CDS encoding Na/Pi cotransporter family protein, which produces MNEKLQIVFGLLGGLAIFLYGMNMMSECLQKAAGEKMKTILALLTKNPILGVLAGALTTAVLQSSSATTVMAIGFVSAGLMNLPQAISIILGANIGTTMTAQIIAFKLSDYIYIIIFIGFIISFIVKSERAKSIGQTIFAFGLLFLGIETMGSVMKPLASSPFFVDLIAKVADMPVLGVVVGTMMTLVVQSSSATIAVLQNFASQAGPDGVTSILGLTGAIPILLGDNIGTTITALLASVGQPRDAKRTAVAHCIFNLSGALIFIWLIKPFAYVIQMISPKGPEVQVISRQIANAHTSFNIVMTLIWIPLIWLMVKIVMKVIPDAKTSEKREPSRPQFLDDKLIGQPTVALSLARKEITRCSEMAGETLQKLISLVKGETNEQLEEVLEQGHDVGKLTEQINEYLTNMFSSGSLTEKQTTQTAGLMYMLGDVDRVNGLSMEIAESVREKKEQKYKYSKEAMRDLTKSLEQIQGMYREAIQVLMTGSTENAKKIVKKKEKVLDLTIHMGKSHVERVGKGKCSSKLTVPFNHVLQNIGRMGNCCVNIADAVLAQSDLNEFTAFVKEEN; this is translated from the coding sequence ATGAATGAAAAGTTACAGATTGTATTTGGCCTGCTAGGTGGTCTTGCAATATTTTTGTATGGTATGAATATGATGAGCGAATGTCTGCAGAAGGCAGCAGGAGAGAAAATGAAGACGATTCTTGCATTACTCACAAAGAATCCGATCCTTGGTGTTTTGGCAGGTGCACTTACAACAGCAGTGCTTCAGAGCAGTAGTGCAACGACAGTTATGGCAATTGGTTTTGTCAGTGCAGGACTTATGAATCTGCCACAGGCAATTTCGATTATATTAGGTGCAAATATCGGTACGACAATGACAGCTCAGATTATCGCATTTAAGCTGAGTGATTATATTTACATCATTATATTTATTGGATTTATTATTTCGTTTATTGTAAAATCAGAAAGAGCAAAGAGTATCGGACAGACTATTTTTGCATTTGGTTTATTGTTCCTTGGAATTGAGACTATGGGAAGTGTTATGAAGCCATTGGCATCCAGTCCGTTTTTCGTAGACTTAATTGCAAAAGTTGCAGATATGCCGGTGCTTGGTGTTGTAGTTGGAACGATGATGACGCTGGTTGTACAGAGTAGTAGTGCGACCATCGCAGTACTGCAGAATTTTGCATCGCAGGCAGGTCCGGATGGTGTAACCAGTATTCTGGGCCTGACCGGTGCAATCCCGATTCTTTTAGGAGACAATATCGGAACAACGATTACGGCACTTCTTGCCAGTGTCGGACAGCCAAGAGATGCCAAGAGAACTGCGGTTGCACACTGTATTTTTAACCTGTCCGGTGCACTGATTTTTATCTGGCTTATCAAACCATTCGCATATGTGATCCAGATGATCTCACCTAAGGGACCGGAGGTTCAGGTGATTTCCCGACAGATTGCAAATGCACATACAAGCTTTAATATTGTGATGACATTGATCTGGATTCCACTGATCTGGCTGATGGTGAAGATTGTGATGAAAGTCATTCCGGACGCAAAGACAAGTGAAAAGAGAGAGCCTTCACGTCCGCAGTTTCTTGATGATAAACTGATCGGACAACCGACAGTTGCACTGAGCCTTGCGAGAAAAGAGATTACAAGATGCAGTGAGATGGCAGGTGAAACACTCCAGAAATTGATCAGTCTTGTGAAAGGGGAAACCAATGAACAACTGGAAGAAGTGCTGGAACAAGGACATGATGTAGGAAAATTAACAGAGCAGATCAATGAGTATCTGACAAATATGTTTTCTTCCGGTTCCCTGACAGAGAAGCAGACTACCCAGACAGCAGGGCTTATGTATATGCTTGGAGATGTAGACCGCGTCAATGGTCTGAGTATGGAGATTGCAGAATCTGTCCGTGAGAAGAAAGAACAGAAGTACAAATACTCCAAAGAAGCCATGCGTGATCTGACGAAGAGTCTGGAGCAGATTCAGGGTATGTACCGGGAGGCAATTCAGGTACTTATGACGGGCAGTACAGAGAATGCAAAAAAAATTGTGAAGAAAAAAGAAAAGGTTCTGGATCTCACCATACATATGGGGAAATCCCATGTCGAGCGTGTAGGAAAGGGAAAATGTTCCAGTAAGTTGACGGTACCGTTTAACCATGTTCTTCAGAATATCGGAAGAATGGGAAACTGTTGTGTAAATATTGCAGATGCTGTACTTGCGCAGTCTGATTTAAATGAATTTACAGCATTTGTAAAGGAGGAAAATTAA